One region of Salvia miltiorrhiza cultivar Shanhuang (shh) chromosome 3, IMPLAD_Smil_shh, whole genome shotgun sequence genomic DNA includes:
- the LOC131015170 gene encoding GTP-binding nuclear protein Ran-3, translating into MALPNQQTVDYPSFKLVIVGDGGTGKTTFVKRHLTGEFEKKYEPTIGVEVHPLDFFTNCGKIRFYCWDTAGQEKFGGLRDGYYIHGQCAIIMFDVTARLTYKNVPTWHRDLCRVCENIPIVLCGNKVDVKNRQVKAKQVTFHRKKNLQYYEISAKSNYNFEKPFLYLARKLAGDPNLHFVESPALAPPEVQIDLAAQQQHEAELAAAASQPLPDDDDDAFE; encoded by the exons ATG GCGTTGCCAAATCAGCAGACTGTGGATTACCCGAGCTTCAAGCTTGTAATTGTTGGTGATGGTGGTACAG GGAAAACTACATTCGTAAAGAGGCATCTCACTGGTGAATTTGAGAAGAAATATGAGC CTACAATTGGTGTGGAAGTTCATCCCCTCGATTTTTTCACCAACTGTGGGAAGATCAGATTTTATTGCTGGGACACTGCTGGTCAGGAGAAATTCGGTGGCCTTAGGGATGGATACTA CATCCACGGGCAATGTGCCATTATTATGTTTGATGTAACCGCTCGGTTAACTTACAAGAACGTCCCAACATGGCATCGTGATCTTTGCCG TGTATGTGAGAACATCCCAATTGTGCTATGTGGAAACAAGGTTGATGTCAAGAACAGGCAAGTGAAGGCCAAGCAGGTCACTTTCCACAGGAAGAAGAACTTGCAGTATTATGAGATATCCGCCAAGAGCAATTACAACTTCGAGAAGCCCTTCCTGTATCTTGCTAGGAAGCTTGCTGG GGATCCTAACTTGCACTTTGTTGAGTCACCTGCTCTAGCTCCACCGGAAGTGCAGATCGATTTGGCTGCACAGCAACA GCATGAAGCCGAGCTTGCTGCAGCGGCTAGTCAGCCCCTtcccgatgatgatgatgatgcattTGAATGA